Proteins from one Streptosporangium becharense genomic window:
- a CDS encoding recombinase family protein: MKLTVDYARISQDRTGAALGADSQHSENEEFGEEIGFPVQASYTDNDRSAKARPDGTFADRPDYDRMIDDIRAGIIAVIIIWHANRLHRNVEEANRFIKVALEYGVRLFSVKRGGEYRLTRASGRADLLRDTVTAQEESEHRGERVALARRRQARTGTYGGGVRPYGWGVDTGRTRRVCINPKESPELREYRDVPVLDMGQHNQEEAEEIRRWKRDILAGVSMNQVLADLADRKVLTVAQKDGRIVRRGGEQVKHGGWNSKTVQQILTHPRTAGHSVYRGEIVARNVYPPIITEDERQALITLFADPTRKTSPGNTPKWLGSLIYECGFCKQAGDRNQDGSPVTAIVRRNSQGLLTYQCRDNGHCSTPAEAADEFVQQVMIARLSREDIADLLPQHASVDVTALREELTLLDAQEKEIGLSLARKTLSLTVAEVAQAEIDKRRREINTQITAASSEHPLQEFVISDDAARTWNQLTRGRKREIIRMLVTITLWPVGRGKRAPIHQRVTIVPNL; this comes from the coding sequence GTGAAGCTCACCGTCGATTACGCCCGGATCAGCCAGGACAGGACCGGGGCAGCACTCGGAGCCGACAGTCAGCACAGCGAGAACGAGGAGTTCGGCGAGGAGATCGGTTTCCCGGTGCAGGCGAGCTACACCGATAACGACCGTTCGGCCAAGGCGCGCCCTGACGGCACGTTCGCCGACCGTCCCGACTATGACCGGATGATCGACGACATCCGCGCGGGCATCATTGCCGTGATCATCATCTGGCACGCCAACCGGCTACACCGCAACGTCGAGGAGGCGAACCGTTTCATCAAGGTTGCCCTTGAGTACGGAGTTCGCCTGTTCTCAGTGAAGCGGGGCGGGGAGTACCGGCTGACAAGGGCATCCGGCCGTGCCGACCTGTTACGCGACACGGTGACCGCGCAGGAGGAGAGCGAGCACCGAGGGGAACGGGTGGCGCTTGCTCGCAGGCGGCAGGCCCGCACCGGCACTTACGGTGGAGGCGTGCGCCCGTACGGATGGGGAGTGGACACCGGCCGTACCCGCCGCGTGTGCATCAACCCCAAGGAGTCGCCCGAACTGCGCGAGTACCGGGACGTCCCGGTACTGGACATGGGCCAGCACAACCAAGAAGAGGCCGAGGAGATCCGGCGATGGAAGAGAGACATACTCGCCGGAGTATCCATGAACCAGGTATTGGCTGATCTTGCCGACCGGAAGGTACTCACCGTGGCTCAGAAGGACGGTCGCATAGTGCGCAGAGGCGGTGAGCAGGTCAAACACGGCGGGTGGAATTCCAAGACCGTGCAGCAGATCCTGACCCACCCCCGCACGGCCGGACACTCGGTCTACCGGGGGGAGATCGTAGCGCGCAACGTCTATCCGCCGATCATCACCGAGGATGAGCGCCAAGCACTGATCACCTTGTTCGCTGACCCGACGCGCAAGACCAGCCCAGGCAACACGCCCAAGTGGTTGGGCAGCCTGATCTATGAGTGCGGTTTCTGCAAGCAGGCCGGAGACCGCAATCAGGACGGCAGCCCGGTTACCGCGATCGTTCGCAGGAACTCCCAAGGTTTGCTCACTTACCAGTGCAGGGACAACGGGCATTGTTCGACCCCCGCCGAGGCAGCGGATGAGTTCGTACAGCAGGTCATGATCGCGCGCCTGTCGCGTGAGGACATTGCCGATCTGTTGCCGCAGCATGCCAGCGTGGACGTGACCGCCCTACGCGAAGAACTCACCCTGTTGGACGCCCAGGAGAAGGAGATCGGTCTGTCACTGGCCCGGAAGACGCTGAGTCTCACCGTGGCGGAGGTCGCGCAAGCCGAGATCGACAAGCGACGCAGGGAGATCAACACCCAGATCACGGCCGCGTCGTCGGAGCATCCGCTACAGGAGTTTGTGATCTCCGACGACGCGGCCCGGACATGGAACCAGCTCACGCGAGGTCGTAAGCGCGAGATTATCCGGATGCTGGTCACGATCACTCTGTGGCCTGTCGGGCGGGGGAAGCGGGCACCGATCCACCAGCGCGTGACGATCGTTCCGAACCTCTGA
- a CDS encoding ABC transporter permease produces the protein MNAKALRIGLRRGWLEHAHLVKDRRELITTLVGTVGVFVMLTAWIGDQQVEGTNVSSGTYMTIGFLAFTVFSNGLMTLPIAIATDREDGTLLRLRSIPGGVPAYLVGRAVTVLCQIVVQGTLILATGVALGNVAMPRDWVTLAWVTLLGTLAVVPLGAAIGCMLPGPKAGAGILALPTMILMVTSGVMLPVTFMPEAVQWVSQAFPLYWQGLGLRAAFLPDTMLAAEIGGSWRLPWAAAALTAWTVAGTLLVPWLIRRVTRRESGSRLAERQLAAQGI, from the coding sequence ATGAACGCCAAGGCACTGCGCATCGGGCTGCGGCGCGGCTGGTTGGAGCACGCGCACCTCGTCAAGGACCGCCGGGAGCTGATCACCACGCTGGTCGGCACGGTCGGGGTCTTCGTCATGCTGACGGCGTGGATCGGCGACCAGCAGGTGGAGGGCACGAACGTCTCCAGCGGCACATACATGACGATCGGCTTCCTGGCCTTCACCGTCTTCTCCAACGGCCTGATGACGCTGCCGATCGCGATCGCCACCGACCGCGAGGACGGCACCCTCCTGCGGCTGCGGAGCATCCCCGGCGGCGTCCCCGCCTACCTCGTGGGGCGGGCGGTGACCGTCCTGTGCCAGATCGTCGTCCAGGGCACGCTGATCCTGGCCACGGGAGTGGCCCTGGGCAACGTCGCGATGCCCCGCGACTGGGTGACCCTGGCCTGGGTGACGCTGCTGGGCACGCTCGCCGTGGTGCCGCTGGGAGCGGCGATCGGCTGCATGCTCCCCGGCCCGAAGGCCGGGGCGGGGATCCTGGCGCTGCCGACGATGATCCTGATGGTCACCTCGGGGGTCATGCTGCCCGTCACGTTCATGCCGGAGGCCGTGCAGTGGGTCTCCCAGGCGTTCCCGCTCTACTGGCAGGGCCTGGGCCTGCGGGCCGCCTTCCTGCCCGACACCATGCTCGCCGCCGAGATCGGCGGCAGCTGGCGGCTGCCGTGGGCCGCAGCGGCGCTGACGGCGTGGACGGTGGCCGGGACGCTGCTGGTGCCCTGGCTGATCCGCCGGGTCACCCGCCGCGAGTCGGGCTCGCGCCTCGCCGAGCGCCAACTGGCCGCGCAGGGGATCTGA
- a CDS encoding ABC transporter ATP-binding protein has translation MDISLNLVVGKTTTIEILEGFRNRSAGEVSVLGADPERAGESWRAKLGIVLQSWRDHPRWSARELLAHIGSFYDDPRDPDELLAALGLTAQAAQRVSRLSGGQRRRLDVALGIVGRPELLFLDEPTTGFDPEARREFHLLVQRLAAEEGITILLTTHDLAEAEKLAHRTAILIAGEIAVCGTPAELAAAVRSESHVRWVEDGEERVLRTADPSRAAWELHRRFDGPVPGLEVRRPSLEESYLNLIGRAA, from the coding sequence GTGGATATATCCCTCAATTTAGTAGTCGGGAAGACCACCACGATCGAGATCCTGGAGGGTTTCCGGAACCGCTCGGCGGGCGAGGTGAGCGTGCTCGGGGCCGACCCCGAACGGGCCGGTGAGTCCTGGCGGGCGAAGCTGGGCATCGTCCTGCAGAGCTGGCGCGACCATCCCCGGTGGAGCGCCCGCGAGCTGCTCGCCCACATCGGCTCCTTCTACGACGACCCCCGCGACCCCGACGAGCTGCTGGCCGCACTCGGCCTGACCGCCCAGGCCGCGCAGCGGGTCAGCCGTCTGTCGGGCGGTCAGCGCCGGCGGCTGGACGTGGCGCTGGGCATCGTCGGCCGCCCCGAGCTGCTGTTCCTGGACGAGCCGACCACCGGGTTCGACCCGGAGGCCCGGCGCGAGTTCCACCTGCTGGTCCAAAGGCTCGCGGCGGAGGAGGGCATCACGATCCTGCTCACCACCCACGACCTCGCCGAGGCCGAGAAGCTGGCGCACCGCACCGCGATCCTGATCGCCGGTGAGATCGCCGTCTGCGGCACCCCGGCCGAACTCGCCGCGGCCGTGCGGAGCGAGTCGCACGTGCGCTGGGTGGAGGACGGCGAGGAGCGGGTCCTGCGCACCGCGGACCCCTCGCGGGCGGCCTGGGAGCTGCACCGCAGGTTCGACGGCCCCGTGCCGGGCCTGGAGGTCCGGCGGCCGTCGCTGGAGGAGAGCTATCTGAACCTGATCGGGAGGGCCGCATGA
- a CDS encoding helix-turn-helix transcriptional regulator, with protein MPAEDVYNRISVLRAERGISRKDLAAALGVHYQTIGYLERGEYSPSLFLALRIAEYFDVPLEVVFSLRPFPRLGSGRTG; from the coding sequence ATGCCCGCGGAAGACGTGTACAACCGGATCTCGGTGCTGAGGGCCGAACGGGGGATCTCGCGCAAGGATCTGGCGGCCGCCCTGGGCGTCCACTACCAGACCATCGGCTACCTGGAGCGGGGCGAGTACAGCCCGAGCCTCTTCCTCGCCCTGCGCATCGCCGAGTACTTCGACGTGCCGCTGGAAGTCGTGTTCTCGCTCAGGCCGTTCCCGCGGCTGGGCAGCGGTAGGACGGGGTGA